One part of the Desulfonema ishimotonii genome encodes these proteins:
- a CDS encoding TMEM43 family protein, giving the protein MTDELFEEEGAETPKRPEDEDSPPEEEVFEETEEEGIVEEESDVVEEIFEEDAADEAVSDETFEAEEPESYLEEDAAESDTVFEEAAGDDFSEEYYEEAAGGDTYAEDVGEDETSYAEESEQSWGDRLGSAVKGVLIGGIIFLAGFPLLFWNEGRAVRQYKNLKEGAGSVISVSADKIDPANNGKLVHVTGLATANEVLTDGDRNDTGPVVSISPDRADPVNNGRQVHVTGGATTQAKISEPDFGFAVNAIMLERVVRMCQWREVIGPATTEKKLGGKKVTTRKISYKKVWADERIDSEQFRGKQKARYANPASMTWPGKTFDPAPVTLGAFTLDERFVREISAFRKLKFKKLPAGLPDGLKGKIQLYDGGLFLGKDPRKPQIGDLRIEYRAVGINAAQKPVPISLMAKQDGSRLVPEIAPDGKILSRLVLGTQQIEEMVMPSGITVKDAITLKRSVQMYQWAEKQETKTVRQSDGKEKKVQVWSYEKIWSASLIDSDRFRQKSSHANPQQMACEGKTITARKVMLGAFELPRNYVSRLNRFEPLPVESLSEAVPEELREKTKVVSGGYYIGKDPQKPAVGDMKVSYSVVRPQTVTVVAEQAGQSFAPFATEHGTIEEFVMGKQTAESLFTAARQQNKIISWLLRLAGFAAMFIGLSMVLKPISVAFDVIPFLGNIAGIGTGLISGLMAAGFSLMTIALAWIFYRPLFGILLIAAGVGLIFGVKMLRGKKGRVAPRALPPSGPPAAPPPPPPGQ; this is encoded by the coding sequence ATGACGGACGAACTGTTTGAAGAGGAAGGCGCGGAAACCCCGAAGCGGCCAGAGGATGAGGACTCTCCCCCTGAAGAGGAGGTGTTTGAAGAGACTGAGGAAGAGGGTATTGTCGAAGAAGAATCGGACGTCGTTGAAGAGATTTTTGAGGAAGATGCGGCGGATGAGGCGGTTTCGGACGAAACATTCGAGGCTGAGGAACCGGAATCCTATCTTGAAGAGGACGCAGCGGAATCCGATACGGTCTTTGAAGAAGCGGCAGGAGATGATTTTTCAGAGGAATATTATGAAGAAGCGGCTGGCGGCGACACATATGCCGAAGATGTCGGAGAGGATGAAACCTCCTATGCTGAAGAGAGCGAGCAGTCCTGGGGGGACCGTCTCGGCAGCGCGGTCAAAGGCGTTCTCATCGGTGGCATCATCTTCCTGGCGGGCTTTCCCCTGCTGTTCTGGAACGAGGGTCGCGCGGTCAGACAGTATAAAAACCTGAAAGAGGGGGCCGGTTCGGTCATCTCCGTCAGCGCTGACAAAATCGACCCGGCTAACAACGGCAAACTGGTCCACGTCACAGGGCTGGCCACGGCCAATGAGGTCTTAACGGACGGTGATCGCAATGACACAGGGCCGGTGGTTTCCATTTCCCCGGACCGGGCGGACCCGGTCAACAATGGCAGGCAGGTCCATGTGACCGGCGGGGCCACGACGCAGGCGAAAATCAGTGAGCCGGATTTCGGCTTTGCCGTCAACGCCATCATGCTGGAGCGGGTCGTCCGCATGTGCCAGTGGCGGGAGGTGATCGGCCCGGCCACGACGGAGAAAAAGCTCGGCGGGAAAAAGGTAACCACAAGAAAGATCTCTTATAAAAAGGTCTGGGCAGATGAACGGATCGACTCGGAACAGTTCCGGGGAAAGCAGAAGGCCAGATACGCCAACCCTGCGTCCATGACATGGCCCGGCAAAACCTTTGACCCTGCCCCGGTCACGCTGGGCGCGTTCACCCTTGACGAGCGCTTTGTCCGGGAGATCAGTGCATTCAGAAAGCTGAAATTCAAGAAGCTCCCTGCCGGCCTTCCCGACGGGCTGAAGGGCAAAATACAGCTTTACGACGGCGGACTTTTTCTCGGCAAAGACCCCCGGAAGCCCCAGATCGGCGATCTCAGGATTGAATACCGGGCCGTCGGCATCAATGCCGCCCAAAAGCCGGTTCCGATCAGCCTGATGGCAAAGCAGGACGGGAGCAGGCTTGTGCCTGAAATCGCGCCGGACGGGAAAATTCTGAGCCGACTGGTTCTGGGAACGCAGCAGATCGAAGAGATGGTCATGCCGTCGGGCATCACCGTGAAAGACGCCATCACACTGAAGCGATCGGTGCAGATGTATCAGTGGGCCGAAAAACAGGAGACCAAAACTGTAAGACAGTCCGACGGCAAGGAAAAAAAGGTGCAGGTCTGGTCCTATGAAAAGATCTGGTCTGCATCTCTGATCGACTCAGACCGGTTCAGGCAGAAAAGCAGCCATGCCAACCCGCAGCAAATGGCCTGTGAGGGGAAGACCATTACAGCCCGAAAGGTAATGCTCGGCGCTTTTGAACTGCCCCGGAACTATGTCAGCCGCCTGAACCGGTTCGAGCCGCTGCCGGTTGAATCCCTTTCCGAAGCTGTGCCGGAAGAATTGCGGGAAAAGACGAAGGTGGTCAGCGGCGGATATTATATCGGAAAAGACCCGCAAAAACCCGCAGTCGGGGATATGAAGGTGAGCTACAGCGTGGTGCGCCCCCAGACGGTAACGGTGGTGGCCGAACAGGCCGGACAGAGCTTTGCCCCCTTTGCCACGGAACACGGGACCATCGAGGAATTTGTCATGGGCAAACAGACGGCGGAGAGCCTGTTCACCGCCGCCCGGCAACAGAACAAAATAATCTCCTGGCTGCTGCGGCTGGCCGGATTTGCGGCGATGTTCATCGGGCTGTCAATGGTGCTGAAACCCATATCCGTCGCCTTTGACGTGATCCCGTTTCTGGGCAATATCGCAGGGATCGGGACCGGGCTGATATCCGGGCTGATGGCTGCGGGATTTTCGCTGATGACCATCGCGCTTGCGTGGATTTTTTACAGGCCTCTTTTCGGCATTCTGCTGATCGCAGCAGGGGTCGGGCTGATCTTCGGCGTGAAGATGTTACGCGGAAAAAAGGGCCGCGTCGCGCCCCGCGCCCTGCCGCCATCCGGTCCTCCGGCTGCGCCTCCGCCGCCCCCGCCTGGGCAGTAA
- a CDS encoding DUF4114 domain-containing protein: MKKNFITLTLAVSTIFLLALNANALPTQVIDLGDTTIEEVNTGYTGDYRRENLGYWFDENGITNTDGTAIDPVADQLQYELFYTDTTREYEVEFLGIGYAAYKSPFGVFSYTGDPLNYDSSDMTFDDPLFVQNRVEANTTYNFTVEAGSYFGFYVNSNGSGKMLTTMVAANPDASSGRVNNKEQYTSGLDHALFYETNKGYTISFEDIVGGGDADYEDLVVNFSPTDDSGFVGGGVPTPEPATIFLLGLGLIGIAAIGRRKLR, translated from the coding sequence ATGAAAAAAAATTTTATTACACTGACACTGGCTGTTTCCACCATTTTTTTATTGGCATTGAACGCAAACGCCCTGCCGACACAGGTAATAGACTTGGGCGATACGACCATCGAAGAAGTAAACACCGGGTATACGGGCGATTACAGAAGGGAAAATCTGGGATACTGGTTTGATGAGAACGGGATCACCAATACAGATGGCACTGCCATTGATCCGGTTGCGGATCAGTTACAATATGAGCTGTTTTATACGGACACCACCAGAGAATACGAAGTGGAATTTCTCGGTATCGGCTATGCGGCTTACAAATCGCCTTTCGGCGTATTCTCTTATACCGGAGATCCCCTGAATTATGATTCATCTGACATGACGTTTGATGACCCGCTGTTTGTTCAGAACAGGGTCGAAGCGAATACGACATATAATTTCACCGTTGAAGCGGGGAGTTATTTCGGTTTTTACGTGAACTCCAACGGAAGCGGCAAAATGCTGACCACAATGGTTGCGGCCAACCCGGACGCCAGCTCAGGCAGAGTGAACAACAAAGAGCAGTACACTTCCGGTCTGGATCATGCCCTGTTTTATGAAACCAACAAGGGATATACCATTTCTTTTGAGGACATCGTCGGCGGCGGCGATGCGGATTATGAAGATCTGGTGGTGAATTTCTCCCCTACGGATGACAGCGGATTTGTGGGCGGCGGCGTTCCGACGCCCGAACCGGCGACGATCTTTCTGCTGGGGCTGGGCCTCATCGGAATTGCGGCTATCGGAAGAAGAAAACTTCGGTAA
- a CDS encoding tRNA dihydrouridine synthase: MSHTLYLAPLRGFTNYIYRNTFIRFFKGIDLAVSPFVPTVSSWRIKDTHIRDVLPENNSGMPVVPQIIGKSAEEFIRMATYLYDLGYDTVNWNLGCPYPMVAKKRRGSGLLPYPDMIDEFLEKTVPAIPNRLSVKTRLGRYTADEISELMPVFNRYPLAELIIHPRLGVQMYDGGPDLDTFAACLERSAHPVVYNGDICRLDDFQRLAGRFRTVDRWMIGRGVLGNPFLPAIIRAGEDTFSDKISGFKKFHDALVDEFSAVFTGPAHVVDRMKGFWVYFTDTFTNTRKVFKKIRKVRNLENYTDIVTRFFNEEAVWGG; this comes from the coding sequence ATGTCCCACACCCTTTATCTGGCCCCGCTCCGGGGCTTTACCAATTATATATACCGAAACACATTTATCCGTTTTTTCAAAGGCATAGACCTCGCCGTATCGCCCTTTGTACCCACCGTCAGCAGTTGGCGAATTAAGGACACCCACATCCGGGACGTGCTGCCGGAAAACAACAGCGGAATGCCTGTGGTGCCCCAGATCATCGGCAAATCAGCGGAGGAATTTATCCGCATGGCGACGTACCTGTATGATCTGGGCTACGACACCGTCAACTGGAACCTCGGATGCCCCTACCCGATGGTGGCCAAAAAGAGGCGCGGTTCGGGATTGCTGCCCTATCCCGACATGATTGACGAATTTCTGGAAAAGACGGTTCCGGCCATCCCCAACCGCTTATCGGTCAAAACCCGGCTGGGGCGGTATACGGCGGACGAGATTTCTGAGCTGATGCCGGTTTTTAACCGATATCCCCTGGCAGAACTGATCATTCACCCCCGGCTCGGGGTCCAGATGTATGACGGCGGCCCGGACCTCGACACCTTTGCCGCATGTCTCGAACGCTCGGCACACCCGGTGGTGTATAATGGCGATATCTGCCGTTTGGATGATTTTCAGCGGCTGGCAGGCCGGTTCAGAACGGTGGACCGCTGGATGATCGGTCGCGGGGTGCTGGGCAACCCCTTTTTACCGGCCATTATCAGGGCCGGAGAGGACACGTTTTCGGATAAAATTTCCGGTTTTAAAAAATTTCACGACGCCCTGGTGGACGAGTTCAGCGCCGTTTTCACCGGACCGGCCCATGTGGTGGACCGGATGAAGGGCTTCTGGGTCTATTTTACAGATACATTTACCAACACCCGGAAGGTATTTAAAAAGATCCGCAAGGTCAGAAATCTGGAGAACTACACCGATATCGTAACCCGCTTCTTCAATGAGGAGGCGGTGTGGGGCGGCTGA
- the iorA gene encoding indolepyruvate ferredoxin oxidoreductase subunit alpha, with protein MHKLLTDQPGQQMLLLGNEAITRGAVEAGVAFASTYPGTPSSEISLNLFQISRETDLYFEYSTNEKVALEVAAAAAVSGVRSMCMMKHVGVNVAADVLMTLAYIGVKGGLVILTADDPYMFSSQNEQDNRYYAKLSGLPMLEPSSVEEARSMMPYAFDLSEKLGEPVLFRTTTRVNHSTAAVTLGEMRPRQPRGDFVKDPFNFVCVPAVSRKLHVRLLENMEKAEKIAGTSEYNFTEGAGNQGIICNGVSYNYVSDAVTELGIADNTKILRIGFSHPLPQALIKDFLGGCEKVLVVEEGEPYMEEAVKAFAQEAGLTLPIRGKSADLFSRLYEFDPATVKKNIAAFFDVPYTPPVIPDLSDLPEIPQRPPTLCAGCSHRATFYAVKKAAEGMDVMHPSDIGCYTLGFLPPLSMADFVVCMGASAGTSGGFSKVTDKKVISFIGDSTFFHSGISGLINAVFNNHKFTLVILDNGTTAMTGHQPNPGVDMTKLNMDGFGRISIEAVVRAIGVRHVSVIRPYKVQKSIAAIKEALDYDGVSVVISQEPCSLYAKSLKELKPRAFYVTDRCKNHRTCLDELGCPAFYLKDDRVCIDPDLCIGCTVCVQICPENAIRPVKKTEG; from the coding sequence ATGCACAAATTACTGACAGACCAGCCGGGTCAGCAGATGCTGCTGCTGGGGAACGAGGCCATCACCCGCGGGGCGGTCGAGGCCGGGGTGGCCTTTGCCAGCACCTATCCGGGCACACCCTCTTCGGAAATTTCCCTCAACCTTTTTCAGATATCGCGGGAAACCGATCTCTATTTTGAATACAGCACCAATGAAAAGGTCGCCCTTGAGGTGGCCGCAGCCGCAGCCGTCTCCGGTGTGCGTTCCATGTGCATGATGAAGCATGTGGGCGTGAATGTGGCGGCCGACGTGCTGATGACCCTGGCCTACATCGGCGTCAAAGGCGGGCTGGTCATCCTCACGGCAGATGATCCCTATATGTTTTCCAGCCAGAATGAGCAGGACAACCGGTATTATGCCAAGCTCTCCGGCCTGCCCATGCTGGAGCCCTCCTCCGTGGAGGAGGCCCGGTCCATGATGCCCTACGCCTTTGACCTCTCGGAGAAGCTGGGCGAGCCGGTGCTTTTCAGGACCACCACGCGGGTCAACCACTCCACCGCAGCCGTCACCCTGGGCGAGATGAGACCCCGGCAGCCCAGGGGGGATTTCGTCAAAGACCCCTTCAACTTCGTCTGCGTGCCGGCCGTCTCCAGAAAGCTCCATGTGCGGCTGCTGGAAAATATGGAAAAGGCCGAAAAAATCGCCGGGACAAGCGAGTACAATTTCACCGAGGGCGCGGGGAATCAGGGGATTATCTGCAACGGCGTGAGCTACAATTATGTCTCAGACGCCGTTACAGAGCTGGGCATTGCGGACAACACAAAGATCCTCCGCATCGGCTTTTCCCACCCCCTGCCCCAGGCCCTGATCAAGGACTTCCTCGGGGGCTGCGAAAAGGTTCTGGTGGTGGAAGAGGGCGAGCCGTACATGGAGGAGGCGGTCAAGGCCTTTGCCCAGGAGGCCGGACTGACCCTGCCCATCCGGGGGAAATCCGCAGACCTCTTCTCGCGGCTCTACGAATTCGACCCGGCCACGGTCAAAAAGAACATCGCGGCCTTCTTTGACGTGCCCTACACGCCGCCGGTCATTCCCGACCTGTCCGACCTGCCGGAGATTCCCCAGCGGCCCCCCACACTCTGCGCTGGCTGTTCCCACCGGGCCACCTTCTACGCCGTCAAAAAGGCGGCCGAGGGCATGGACGTGATGCACCCCTCGGATATCGGGTGCTACACCCTCGGGTTTCTCCCCCCGCTCTCCATGGCCGATTTCGTGGTCTGCATGGGCGCTTCGGCCGGCACGTCCGGCGGCTTTTCCAAGGTCACGGACAAGAAGGTGATCTCCTTTATCGGCGACTCCACCTTTTTCCACTCCGGCATCTCCGGCCTGATCAACGCGGTGTTCAACAACCACAAGTTCACCCTGGTCATTCTGGACAACGGCACCACGGCCATGACCGGGCATCAGCCCAATCCGGGCGTGGACATGACAAAGCTGAACATGGACGGGTTCGGGCGCATCTCCATCGAGGCCGTGGTCCGGGCCATCGGGGTGCGGCATGTGAGCGTCATCAGGCCGTACAAGGTGCAGAAGAGCATTGCGGCCATCAAGGAGGCCCTGGACTATGACGGGGTGTCGGTGGTCATCTCCCAGGAGCCGTGTTCGCTCTACGCCAAGAGCCTGAAAGAGCTGAAGCCCCGCGCCTTTTACGTGACAGACCGGTGCAAGAACCATCGGACCTGCCTGGATGAGCTGGGGTGTCCTGCCTTTTATCTGAAGGACGACCGGGTCTGTATTGACCCGGATCTCTGTATCGGCTGCACGGTGTGTGTGCAGATCTGTCCTGAAAACGCGATCCGGCCTGTGAAGAAAACAGAGGGGTGA
- a CDS encoding XTP/dITP diphosphatase, whose product MEGPLILVIATRNKGKTLEIRSLLKDFPVEIRNLDDFGPIPEVVEDGETFDDNAYKKASFAARVLGMPALADDSGLSVEALDGRPGVYSARYAGENATDRERSTKLLAEMADKKNRKAAFECVISIAVPTGPALTYEARCEGEITDAPAGENGFGYDPIFFYPPLNKTFAQLTREEKNRVSHRGKALAEVRDEFDKIMQWLEIHMPEPEKFACKDDDLKA is encoded by the coding sequence ATGGAAGGCCCGCTCATACTCGTCATTGCGACGAGAAATAAGGGAAAGACGCTGGAAATCCGGTCACTGCTGAAGGATTTTCCCGTGGAGATCAGAAATCTGGATGACTTCGGCCCGATTCCCGAAGTGGTGGAAGACGGCGAAACCTTTGACGATAACGCCTATAAAAAGGCGAGTTTTGCCGCGAGGGTTCTGGGGATGCCCGCACTGGCCGATGATTCCGGTCTTTCGGTGGAGGCACTGGACGGCAGGCCGGGGGTTTATTCTGCCCGGTATGCCGGGGAAAACGCCACGGACCGGGAGCGAAGCACCAAACTGCTGGCGGAGATGGCGGACAAAAAGAACCGGAAGGCCGCCTTTGAGTGCGTCATTTCCATTGCCGTGCCCACGGGGCCTGCCCTGACCTATGAGGCCCGGTGCGAAGGCGAGATTACAGACGCGCCGGCCGGCGAAAACGGTTTCGGCTACGATCCCATCTTCTTTTATCCCCCACTGAACAAAACCTTTGCCCAGCTCACCCGTGAGGAGAAAAACCGGGTCAGCCACCGGGGAAAAGCCCTTGCCGAAGTCCGGGATGAGTTTGATAAAATCATGCAATGGCTTGAAATCCACATGCCGGAACCCGAAAAATTTGCCTGCAAGGATGATGATCTGAAGGCATGA
- a CDS encoding TOTE conflict system archaeo-eukaryotic primase domain-containing protein gives MTPSEKIRLFRNRFRGRRDVVPRFWRSPKSGRSGYTPLCRNEWQRPRCQKGRRASACARCGHMDPVPLSDSLLWRHFSGEHILGVYPLLPDGTCHFIAADFDNHTGDRNPLRDVLAFYEVCQVQEMPCHVCRSKSGTGYHAFMFFRSPVSAAKARCAAFALLQEAEIVGPDAAVSSFDRLFPNQDRLSGKGLGNLIALPFQGSAAREGHTLFLDPATGFTGPHRNPWAYLAQMETVSETALDGLMADWGLKLPVAPRAAVYPAVQRPVQAGATPVPYPPSDFERIAAQCPFIAHCRDDAATLSEPDWYILLTVSARCRDGRRLSHRLSAPYPGYSFGETDAKIIRALTCTGPYLCRTISRISGRYCRTCPHSGRIRSPITLGRGFRGYPPPDRSASVSDLHEPRPYFRTVSRPTPPPH, from the coding sequence ATGACCCCGTCTGAAAAAATACGGCTGTTTCGTAACCGGTTCCGGGGGCGGCGGGATGTGGTGCCGAGGTTCTGGCGCTCCCCGAAAAGCGGGCGAAGCGGGTATACGCCCCTGTGCCGGAATGAGTGGCAGCGCCCCCGGTGTCAGAAAGGGCGGCGGGCCTCAGCCTGTGCCCGGTGCGGCCATATGGACCCGGTCCCGCTTTCGGATTCGCTTCTGTGGCGACATTTCAGCGGCGAACATATTCTGGGCGTCTATCCGCTGCTGCCCGACGGCACCTGTCATTTTATCGCGGCTGATTTTGACAATCACACCGGGGACCGGAACCCGCTCCGGGATGTGCTGGCGTTTTACGAGGTCTGCCAGGTGCAGGAGATGCCGTGTCATGTCTGCCGCTCCAAATCCGGGACCGGGTATCACGCCTTTATGTTCTTCCGAAGCCCGGTTTCCGCCGCAAAGGCGAGGTGCGCGGCCTTTGCCCTGCTTCAGGAAGCGGAGATTGTCGGCCCCGACGCCGCGGTCTCCAGCTTTGACCGCCTTTTTCCCAATCAGGACCGCCTGTCGGGAAAGGGACTCGGCAACCTCATCGCCCTGCCGTTTCAGGGCAGCGCGGCCCGCGAAGGCCACACCCTTTTTCTGGACCCGGCCACCGGTTTTACAGGGCCGCACCGGAACCCGTGGGCATATCTGGCGCAGATGGAAACGGTGTCCGAAACCGCTCTGGACGGCCTGATGGCCGACTGGGGGCTAAAACTGCCGGTTGCCCCCCGGGCCGCCGTGTATCCGGCAGTCCAAAGACCGGTTCAGGCCGGGGCCACGCCTGTCCCTTATCCGCCCTCTGATTTCGAGCGGATTGCGGCCCAATGCCCCTTTATTGCCCATTGCCGGGATGACGCGGCCACCCTGTCCGAGCCGGACTGGTACATTCTGCTCACCGTGTCGGCCCGGTGCCGGGACGGGCGACGGCTCTCTCATCGGCTCTCGGCTCCCTATCCGGGCTACAGCTTCGGGGAGACCGACGCAAAAATCATCCGCGCCCTGACCTGCACCGGCCCGTATCTCTGCCGGACCATTTCACGGATCAGTGGCCGGTACTGCCGGACGTGTCCGCATTCCGGTCGGATCAGAAGCCCCATCACGCTAGGCCGTGGATTCCGGGGCTATCCACCGCCCGACCGGTCTGCGTCCGTATCCGATCTCCACGAACCCCGTCCGTATTTCCGAACGGTCAGCCGCCCCACACCGCCTCCTCATTGA
- a CDS encoding phosphoenolpyruvate carboxykinase (ATP) has translation MELKAALTDAIDSHGQIRKNLTREESIKDAVDRKEALVTANGALATWTPAPSTGRAPLDTLIVRRPESDSNIDWDSPNNLPVDAETFEMLWADALSVLAAKETVYVTDRVVGADPAYALPVQTITDRALTSLFTLNMFRDVPEGIEESIFAKRGFTLLVLPYDKIDTSRYEGRLRELPDGRTSDMAIVMDFAKGLGLVYGSAYGGSVKKLIFTVMNYYLPLENILPIHCSANENSNGELSLFLGLSGTGKTTLSADANRALLGDDEHGWSGNGVANFENGCYAKLIDLNPEKEPEIFNAVFHEDDYLNHGAIVENAMMYPSGKFDLSDDRMTPNSRASYPLTFLSNIKPSSTGNNPKTVVFLTADANGVLPPISRLNPAQAMLWFLLGYTSKLAGTETGIVDPVSTFSRFFGQPFMPCLPHIYSDMLGHKMKEHDTVVYLINTGWSGGPYGVGQRMDITLTRAMVDAALDGKLENVKYQRDKLFHLDVPVFCPGVPSKILMPENTWPDKNAYKERAIKLSLEFSDYFDKAYGNKNIDDDVRKQCPGK, from the coding sequence ATGGAATTAAAAGCAGCACTGACAGACGCGATTGACAGCCACGGCCAGATCAGAAAAAATCTGACCCGTGAAGAGAGTATAAAAGATGCCGTGGACCGGAAAGAGGCCCTGGTGACAGCCAACGGGGCGCTGGCGACCTGGACACCGGCCCCCTCCACGGGCCGTGCGCCTCTGGATACCCTGATCGTCCGCAGGCCGGAAAGCGACAGCAATATTGACTGGGACTCCCCCAACAACCTGCCGGTCGATGCGGAGACCTTTGAGATGCTCTGGGCCGATGCCCTCAGCGTGCTGGCGGCCAAGGAGACGGTCTATGTGACGGACCGCGTTGTCGGCGCGGACCCGGCCTATGCCCTGCCGGTTCAGACCATCACAGACCGGGCGCTGACCTCCCTGTTCACCCTCAACATGTTCCGGGACGTGCCGGAAGGCATTGAGGAGAGCATCTTTGCCAAACGCGGATTTACCCTGCTGGTGCTGCCCTATGACAAGATCGACACCTCCCGCTACGAGGGCCGTCTGCGGGAACTGCCCGACGGCAGAACCTCGGACATGGCGATTGTCATGGATTTTGCCAAAGGTCTCGGGCTGGTCTACGGGTCCGCATACGGCGGCAGCGTCAAGAAGCTTATCTTCACGGTGATGAACTACTATCTGCCCCTGGAAAATATCCTGCCCATCCACTGCTCGGCCAATGAGAACAGCAACGGCGAGCTGAGCCTGTTCCTGGGGCTTTCCGGCACGGGAAAAACCACCCTGTCCGCCGACGCGAACCGCGCCCTGCTGGGGGATGACGAACACGGATGGAGCGGAAACGGCGTCGCCAACTTTGAAAACGGGTGCTATGCCAAGCTGATCGACCTCAACCCGGAAAAAGAGCCGGAGATTTTCAACGCGGTGTTCCACGAGGACGACTACCTGAACCACGGGGCCATCGTGGAAAACGCCATGATGTATCCCAGCGGCAAATTTGATCTGTCTGACGACCGGATGACCCCCAACAGCCGTGCCTCCTATCCGCTGACGTTTCTGAGCAACATCAAGCCCTCTTCCACGGGCAATAACCCGAAAACCGTCGTCTTTCTGACAGCGGATGCCAACGGCGTGCTGCCGCCCATCTCGCGGCTCAACCCGGCCCAGGCCATGCTCTGGTTCCTTCTGGGATACACCAGCAAGCTGGCCGGCACCGAAACCGGCATTGTGGACCCGGTCTCCACCTTCTCCCGTTTTTTCGGCCAGCCCTTCATGCCCTGCCTGCCCCACATCTATTCCGATATGCTGGGCCATAAGATGAAGGAGCATGACACGGTGGTCTATCTGATCAACACCGGCTGGAGCGGCGGTCCCTACGGCGTGGGCCAGCGCATGGACATCACCCTGACGCGGGCCATGGTGGACGCGGCCCTGGACGGCAAGCTGGAGAACGTGAAATACCAGAGGGACAAGCTCTTTCATCTGGATGTGCCGGTCTTCTGCCCCGGTGTGCCCTCCAAAATTCTGATGCCGGAAAACACATGGCCGGACAAGAACGCCTACAAGGAGCGGGCCATCAAGCTCTCCCTGGAGTTCAGCGACTACTTTGACAAGGCCTACGGCAACAAAAACATTGACGACGACGTCCGCAAACAGTGTCCGGGGAAATAA